From one Chanodichthys erythropterus isolate Z2021 chromosome 3, ASM2448905v1, whole genome shotgun sequence genomic stretch:
- the LOC137017288 gene encoding immunoglobulin lambda-1 light chain-like — translation MLSVFIILFITLSCVSGVTVVTQSPLITVNKGQTATLDCNLGTVTGSAARWYKQTPGGVPQYVLRFYHGWSSVEYGSGFSAPKFTSTHSSQSDYSLIINNVDVGDSAVYYCNTWDDSAKEHVFGQGTKLNVIDFPLAPPVVTLLSPSTEALKESKATLVCLAEDISVALVHVSWTVDGRSVTDGVWSSATEKQQDKTFKMSSYLTINSSDWINNVDFSCQVSVGSKFTKKSVSNSQCY, via the exons ATGCTGTCAGTCTTCATCATCCTCTTCATCACTCTGTCAT GTGTCAGTGGAGTGACTGTAGTGACTCAGAGTCCATTAATCACAGTCAATAAAGGACAAACGGCTACACTGGACTGTAATCTGGGGACAGTAACTGGTTCTGCTGCTAGATGGTACAAACAGACTCCAGGAGGAGTTCCTCAATATGTGTTGAGATTTTATCATGGCTGGAGCTCAGTTGAATATGGATCTGGTTTCTCTGCTCCTAAATTCACATCAACACATTCATCTCAATCAGATTATAGTCTGATCATCAATAATGTGGATGTTGGTGATTCTGCAGTGTATTACTGTAACACATGGGATGACTCTGCTAAAGAACACGTAT TCGGACAAGGAACAAAACTGAATGTGATCG ACTTTCCTCTGGCTCCTCCTGTTGTGACACTCTTGTCTCCGTCCACTGAGGCTCTGAAGGAGAGTAAAGCTACACTTGTGTGTCTGGCTGAGGATATTTCTGTAGCTCTGGTTCATGTCAGCTGGACAGTCGATGGACGCTCTGTTACAGATGGAGTTTGGAGCAGTGCTACTGAGAAACAACAAGACAAAACCTTCAAAATGAGCAGCTATCTGACCATCAACTCCTCTGACTGGATCAATAATGTGGATTTCTCATGTCAAGTGTCCGTGGGTTCAAAATTCACTAAGAAAAGCGTCTCAAATTCACAGTGTTACTGA